A window of Pedococcus aerophilus contains these coding sequences:
- a CDS encoding ROK family transcriptional regulator has translation MTTRGDLVRAAVLGLLGTRGPSSRAEIARSLGVSPATVTQTTKELLARELVTELESVPSQGGRPARLLGLVRTAGGAIGAKVTADHVALVSVDLDGTVRSSRTVPFDPAHPSALDALCDILRAAVDAHDGHLLGVGVGLPGAVDSQASGVVDAPTLGWDRAPVGPRLRDALGVPVLVDNDVNTLAAAESVYGIGRRHSSYLVVTIGRGIGCGIVTQGSVSRGAHGGAGEIGHIPVTVDGPVCGCGNTGCLEAHIGESGLLAAARATGVVGPDAGMTELAAAAHAGEERAQAVYAEAGRLLGRGLSGVVHILDPELIVLMGEGMTEWTFWQGGFEESFRRHLMPARRGVPYVTESWTESQWAVGAACLVLASSFDADTAGEQGELVRARLQDVATAGAR, from the coding sequence GTGACCACACGTGGCGACCTCGTGCGCGCCGCGGTGCTGGGCCTCCTGGGCACCCGGGGGCCGAGCTCCCGGGCCGAGATCGCCCGCTCGCTCGGCGTCAGCCCGGCCACGGTGACGCAGACGACCAAGGAGCTGCTGGCCCGCGAGCTCGTCACCGAGCTCGAGTCGGTGCCCAGCCAGGGCGGCCGCCCGGCACGGCTGCTCGGCCTGGTCCGCACCGCCGGCGGCGCCATCGGTGCCAAGGTCACCGCTGACCACGTCGCCCTCGTCTCGGTCGACCTCGACGGCACTGTCCGCTCGTCGCGCACGGTGCCCTTCGACCCCGCCCACCCTTCGGCGCTCGACGCGCTGTGCGACATCCTCCGCGCCGCGGTCGACGCCCACGACGGCCACCTGCTCGGGGTCGGCGTCGGCCTCCCGGGTGCCGTCGACTCCCAGGCGTCCGGCGTCGTCGACGCCCCGACCCTCGGTTGGGACCGGGCCCCCGTGGGCCCCCGCCTGCGGGACGCCCTCGGCGTGCCGGTGCTGGTCGACAACGACGTCAACACCCTCGCCGCCGCCGAGAGCGTCTACGGCATCGGCCGGCGCCACTCGTCCTACCTCGTGGTCACCATCGGCCGCGGCATCGGCTGCGGCATCGTCACCCAGGGCTCGGTCAGCCGCGGTGCACACGGTGGCGCCGGCGAGATCGGGCACATCCCGGTCACCGTCGACGGACCCGTCTGCGGCTGCGGCAACACCGGCTGCCTCGAGGCGCACATCGGCGAGAGCGGACTGCTGGCCGCCGCTCGCGCCACCGGTGTCGTCGGCCCGGACGCCGGCATGACCGAGCTCGCCGCCGCCGCCCACGCGGGTGAGGAGCGTGCTCAGGCCGTGTATGCCGAGGCCGGCCGCCTGCTCGGCCGCGGACTCTCCGGCGTGGTCCACATCCTCGACCCCGAGCTGATCGTCCTCATGGGCGAGGGCATGACGGAGTGGACCTTCTGGCAGGGCGGGTTCGAGGAGTCGTTCCGCCGTCACCTCATGCCGGCCCGGCGCGGCGTCCCCTACGTCACCGAGTCCTGGACCGAGAGCCAGTGGGCCGTCGGCGCCGCGTGCCTCGTGCTCGCCTCGTCGTTCGACGCCGACACCGCCGGGGAGCAGGGTGAGCTCGTCCGCGCCCGTCTCCAGGACGTCGCCACGGCAGGTGCCCGATGA